In Clupea harengus chromosome 1, Ch_v2.0.2, whole genome shotgun sequence, one DNA window encodes the following:
- the top2a gene encoding DNA topoisomerase 2-alpha isoform X2, which produces MAATDGPFKSLFENKAISKPKKDDKRMSVERIYQKKTQLEHILLRPDTYVGSVEPLTQQMWVFDELDGMNCRDITYVPGLYKIFDEILVNAADNKQRDKTMNCIKITIDSENNSISVWNNGKGIPVVEHKVEKVYVPALIFGQLLTSSNYDDDQKKVTGGRNGFGAKLCNIFSTKFTVETACRESKQSFKQTWSNNMGRAGESKIKPFDGDDFTCITFQPDLSKFKMQALDRDTVALMTRRAYDIAGASKGVKVFLNGKKLPVTGFRNYVDLYLKDRTDETGAPLTVVHEVVNDRWEVCLTMSEKGFQQVSFVNSIATTKGGRHTDHVADQVVSKLIEVVKKRNKAGVAVKPFQVKNHIWLFVNCLIENPSFDSQTKENMTLQQKSFGSTCTLGDKFIKQATNCGIVDSVMNWVKFKAQTQLNKKCSAVKHTKIKGVPKLDDANDAGGKNSNGCTLILTEGDSAKTLAVSGLGVVGRDRYGVFPLRGKMLNVREATHKQIMENAEINNVIKILGLQYKKNYTDPESLKTLRYGKLMIMTDQDQDGSHIKGLLINFIHTNWPSLLRHSFLEEFITPIIKVTNKKQELSFYSIPEFDAWKNKQASIKSWKVKYYKGLGTSTSKEAKEYFSDMARHRIPFKYSGPQDDEAITLAFSKKKCDERKEWLTSFMVNRRQRREHNLPEDYLYGQNTASLSYHEFVNKELVLFSNSDNERSLPCMVDGQKPGQRKVLFACFKRNDKREVKVAQLAGSVAEMSAYHHGEVSLMMTIVGLAQNFVGSNNLNLLQPQGQFGTRLHGGKDSASPRYIFTMLSPLARLVFPPMDDNLLKYNYDDNTRVEPEWYIPILPLVLVNGADGIGTGWACKIPNYDVREIVNNLHRMLNGEEPLHMVPNYKAFKGTIMEVATNQYINSGEIAIIDDTTVEISELPVKTWTQAYKENVLEAMLNGTEKVPALITDYKEYHTDSTVRFVVKMTEEKLREAEVAGLHKVFKLQNPITCTNTMVLFDHVGSLKKYETVQDILRDFFELRMRYYVLRKDWMLGMLGAESARLSNQARFILEKIKGTLVIENKPKKELIRMLQEMGYDSDPVKAWKQAQEKEEEESVEEGEEEKEEEESGPDYNYLLNMPMWYLTKEKKDELCKQRDDKMTELNTLKKKQPTDLWKADLAAFTEELERVEELERVAASSVVTQPKTKGGRSKVVKMKQETMPTPQGRRVVPRITSGMKDVAAKKGKKPRSKSDDVVMKMEFEDGAGAGENGDEEDEAVGLAARLSKKTKKEPKEKAVSKLGKQTTLQFKALKKEREKKKNPWSDEEDEDEEPSASGSAGEPSPDIAPREKIQRATKTGSSKFVFSSDDEDDEEDAARGSGKGGKGKAVISDDDDEEDFAPDHSLEKDSEMDSPAPPPIKKTVTKPAGSKAVSKPSGVEPSKPPPKAKEAAPKKPAATKKTTAAPKKKTTDVKQPSILDALSKPKPASKSTKKAAPTSSSDSESKLSSKAAPPTQKAAANRKRKPVLDSDSESGSDDLMARIKGKMGGGKKTKKWDDDDDESFALPAEPDSTVVQRSKPSRAKKPTTYKFDSDSDFGF; this is translated from the exons AGCCTGTTTGAGAACAAGGCCATCAGCAAACCCAAGAAGGATGACAAGCGTATGTCGGTGGAGCGGATCTACCAGAAGAAGACTCAGCTGGAGCACATTCTGCTCCGGCCGGACACGTACGTCGGCTCCGTGGAGCCACTCACACAG CAAATGTGGGTGTTTGACGAGTTGGATGGGATGAACTGCAGAGATATCACCTATGTCCCTGGCCTCTACAAGATCTTTGATGAGATCCTGG TAAATGCTGCTGATAACAAGCAGAGAGACAAGACCATGAACTGCATCAAGATCACCATCGACTC TGAGAACAACAGCATCAGCGTCTGGAACAATGGCAAGGGCATCCCCGTGGTGGAGCACAAGGTGGAGAAGGTCTACGTGCCCGCCCTCATCTTCGGACAGCTCCTCACCTCCAGTAACTATGACGACGACCAGAAGAAGGTCACAG GTGGTCGTAACGGATTCGGAGCAAAGCTCTGCAACATCTTCAGCACCAAGTTCACCGTGGAAACTGCCTGCAGGGAGTCCAAGCAGTCCTTCAAGCAG ACCTGGTCCAATAACATGGGTCGAGCAGGAGAGTCCAAGATCAAGCCGTTTGACGGCGACGACTTCACCTGCATCACGTTCCAGCCGGACCTGTCCAAGTTTAAGATGCAGGCTCTGGACCGGGACACCGTGGCTCTCATGACCCGCCGGGCCTATGACATCGCTGGGGCCAGCAAGGGAGTCAAGGTGTTCCTCAACGGCAAAAAGCTCCCG GTGACGGGCTTCCGCAACTATGTGGATCTGTACCTGAAGGACCGCACAGACGAGACGGGCGCTCCACTCACCGTGGTGCACGAGGTGGTCAACGACCGCTGGGAGGTCTGCCTCACCATGAGTGAGAAGGGCTTCCAGCAAGTCAGCTTTGTCAACAGCATCGCCACCACCAag GGTGGAAGGCACACGGACCATGTGGCCGACCAGGTGGTGTCCAAACTCATCGAGGTGGTGAAGAAGAGGAACAAGGCTGGAGTGGCCGTCAAGCCCTTCcag gtgAAGAACCACATCTGGCTGTTTGTGAACTGTCTGATTGAGAACCCGAGCTTTGACTCTCAGACCAAAGAGAACATGACTCTGCAGCAGAAGAGCTTTGGTTCCACCTGTACCCTCGGTGATAAGTTCATCAAGCAG GCGACTAACTGTGGTATCGTGGACAGTGTGATGAACTGGGTGAAGTTTAAGGCCCAGACGCAGCTCAATAAGAAGTGCTCTGCCGTCAAGCACACCAAGATCAAGGGGGTGCCCAAGCTGGACGACGCCAACGACGCAG GTGGGAAGAACTCCAACGGCTGCACGCTCATCCTGACTGAGGGAGACTCGGCCAAGACTTTGGCCGTGTCTGGACTGGGCGTGGTCGGCCGAGATCGCTACGGAGTCTTCCCCCTCCGCGGAAAGATGCTCAATGTCCGGgaggccacacacaaacag ATCATGGAAAACGCTGAGATCAACAACGTCATCAAGATCCTAGGTCTGCAGTACAAGAAGAACTACACTGATCCGGAGTCGCTCAAGACTCTGCGCTACGGCAAGCTCATGATCATGACAGATCAG gatcaGGATGGATCTCACATTAAGGGTCTTCTCATTAACTTCATCCACACCAACTGGCCCTCTCTGCTGCGCCACAGCTTCCTGGAGGAGTTCATCACGCCCAtcatcaag GTGACCAACAAGAAGCAGGAGCTGTCCTTCTACAGCATCCCAGAGTTTGACGCGTGGAAGAACAAGCAGGCCAGCATCAAGTCCTGGAAGGTCAAATACTACAAAG GTTTGGGTACCAGCACATCGAAGGAGGCTAAGGAGTATTTCTCCGACATGGCCCGCCATCGCATCCCATTCAAATACAGCGGCCCGCAAGACGACGAGGCCATCACCCTA gcctTTAGTAAGAAGAAGTGTGATGAGCGGAAGGAGTGGCTCACCAGCTTCATGGTCAACCGACGCCAACGCAGAGAACACAACCTGCCAGAG GACTACCTGTACGGCCAAAACACCGCCTCGCTGTCCTACCACGAATTTGTCAACAAGGAGCTGGTGCTCTTCTCCAACTCCGATAACGAGCGCTCCCTCCCCTGCATGGTGGACG gtcaGAAGCCGGGGCAGAGGAAGGTGCTGTTTGCCTGCTTTAAGAGGAATGATAAGAGGGAGGTGAAGGTGGCACAGCTGGCCGGCTCCGTGGCCGAGATGTCAGCCTATCACCATGGTGAG gtgtctcTAATGATGACCATCGTGGGTTTGGCTCAGAACTTTGTGGGCAGCAACAACCTGAACCTGCTGCAGCCTCAGGGCCAGTTTGGGACACGTCTGCACGGAGGCAAGGACTCCGCCAGCCCCCGATACATCTTCACCATGCTCag CCCTCTGGCTCGCTTGGTGTTCCCCCCGATGGACGATAACCTGCTGAAGTACAACTATGACGATAACACGCGTGTGGAGCCGGAGTGGTACATCCCCATCCTGCCCCTGGTGCTGGTCAACGGCGCCGACGGCATCGGCACCGGCTGGGCCTGCAAGATCCCCAACTATGACGTGCGCGAGATCGTCAACAACCTGCACCGCATGCTGAACGGAGAAGAGCCACtgcacatg GTCCCCAACTATAAGGCCTTTAAGGGAACCATCATGGAGGTGGCGACCAACCAGTACATCAACAGCGGAGAGATCGCCATCATTGACGACACCACCGTCGAGATCTCTGAGCTGCCCGTCAAAACCTGGACACAG gccTACAAGGAGAATGTTCTGGAGGCGATGCTGAACGGGACGGAGAAGGTTCCGGCTCTGATCACAGACTATAAGGAGTACCACACGGACTCCACGGTGCGCTTCGTGGTCAAGATGACCGAGGAGAAGCTGAGGGAGGCCGAGGTCGCAGGGCTGCACAAGGTCTTCAAGCTGCAGAACCCCATCACCTGCACCAACACCATG gtgctgttTGACCACGTGGGCAGTCTGAAGAAGTACGAGACGGTGCAGGACATCCTGCGGGACTTCTTTGAGCTGCGCATGCGCTACTATGTCCTGCGCAAGGACTGGATGCTCGGCATGCTGGGAGCAGAGAGCGCCAGGCTGTCCAACCAGGCCCGCTTCATCCTGGAAAAGATCAAGGGCACACTCGTCATCG aGAATAAACCTAAGAAGGAGCTGATTCGCATGCTGCAGGAAATGGGCTACGACTCCGACCCAGTCAAGGCCTGGAAGCAGGCACAGGAgaag gaggaggaagagagtgttGAGGAAggcgaggaggagaaggaggaagaggagtctgGTCCCGACTACAACTACCTGCTGAACATGCCCATGTGGTACCTCACCAAGGAGAAGAAGGACGAGCTGTGCAAGCAGAGGGATGacaag ATGACTGAGCTTAACACTCTGAAGAAGAAGCAGCCTACTGATCTGTGGAAGGCAGACCTGGCTGCCTTCACTGAGGAGCTGGAG cgtgtggaGGAACTGGAGCGCGTCGCGGCGTCGTCCGTGGTGACGCAGCCCAAAACGAAGGGCGGGAGGTCAAAGGTTGTGAAGATGAAGCAGGAGACGATGCCCACTCCTCAGGGTCGCCGTGTCGTCCCCCGCATCACCAGCGGCATGAAGGACGTCGCCGCCAAGAAGGGCAAGAAGCCCAgatccaag AGCGATGATgttgtgatgaagatggagttTGAggatggagctggagctggagagaaCGGTGATGAGGAGGACGAGGCCGTGGGACTGGCAGCACGCCTCAGCAAGAAGACAAAGAAGGAGCCCAAAGAGAAAG CTGTGTCTAAGCTGGGCAAGCAGACCACGCTGCAGTTTAAGGCGttgaagaaagaaagggagaagaagaagaacccCTGGTCTGACGAGGAAGATGAGGACGAAGAGCCGTCAGCGTCCGGGTCCGCCGGAGAGCCCAGCCCAGACATCGCACCCAGAGAGAAAATCCAAAGAGCCACTAAGA cTGGTTCCAGTAAGTTTGTCTTCTCCAgcgatgatgaggatgatgaagaggatgcaGCGCGTGGTTCTGGGAAGGGTGGTAAGGGGAAG GCCGTCATcagcgatgatgatgatgaagaggactTTGCACCTGATCACAGTTTGGAAAAGGACAGCGAGATGGAcagccccgccccccctcccat AAAGAAAACCGTGACCAAACCTGCAGGAAGCAAAGCTGTGT CCAAGCCCAGTGGAGTGGAGCCCTCCAAACCTCCACCCAAGGCCAAAGAGGCGGCGCCAAAAAAGCCTGCCGCTACCAAGAAGACCACTGCTGCCCCCAAGAAGAAAACCACAG acgtGAAGCAGCCTTCCATCTTGGACGCTCTCTCCAAGCCCAAACCCGCCTCCAAATCCACCAAGAAGGCCGCACCCACCAGCTCCAGCGACAGCGAATCAAAGCTCTCTTCCAAAGCTGCCCCGCCTACTCAGAAGGCTGCAGCCAATCGCAAGAGGAAACCAGTGCTGGACTCTGACTCCGAGAGCGGCTCCGATGACCTCATGGCCCGCATCAAGGGCAAGATGGGCGGCGGAAAG AAAACCAAGAAGtgggatgatgatgacgacgagaGCTTTGCACTCCCTGCGGAGCCCGACTCCACTGTGGTCCAGAGAAGCAAACCCAGCCGGGCCAAGAAACCCACCACCTACAAGTTCGACTCCGACTCCGACTTCGGCTTTTAG
- the top2a gene encoding DNA topoisomerase 2-alpha isoform X1: MAATDGPFKSLFENKAISKPKKDDKRMSVERIYQKKTQLEHILLRPDTYVGSVEPLTQQMWVFDELDGMNCRDITYVPGLYKIFDEILVNAADNKQRDKTMNCIKITIDSENNSISVWNNGKGIPVVEHKVEKVYVPALIFGQLLTSSNYDDDQKKVTGGRNGFGAKLCNIFSTKFTVETACRESKQSFKQTWSNNMGRAGESKIKPFDGDDFTCITFQPDLSKFKMQALDRDTVALMTRRAYDIAGASKGVKVFLNGKKLPVTGFRNYVDLYLKDRTDETGAPLTVVHEVVNDRWEVCLTMSEKGFQQVSFVNSIATTKGGRHTDHVADQVVSKLIEVVKKRNKAGVAVKPFQVKNHIWLFVNCLIENPSFDSQTKENMTLQQKSFGSTCTLGDKFIKQATNCGIVDSVMNWVKFKAQTQLNKKCSAVKHTKIKGVPKLDDANDAGGKNSNGCTLILTEGDSAKTLAVSGLGVVGRDRYGVFPLRGKMLNVREATHKQIMENAEINNVIKILGLQYKKNYTDPESLKTLRYGKLMIMTDQDQDGSHIKGLLINFIHTNWPSLLRHSFLEEFITPIIKVTNKKQELSFYSIPEFDAWKNKQASIKSWKVKYYKGLGTSTSKEAKEYFSDMARHRIPFKYSGPQDDEAITLAFSKKKCDERKEWLTSFMVNRRQRREHNLPEDYLYGQNTASLSYHEFVNKELVLFSNSDNERSLPCMVDGQKPGQRKVLFACFKRNDKREVKVAQLAGSVAEMSAYHHGEVSLMMTIVGLAQNFVGSNNLNLLQPQGQFGTRLHGGKDSASPRYIFTMLSPLARLVFPPMDDNLLKYNYDDNTRVEPEWYIPILPLVLVNGADGIGTGWACKIPNYDVREIVNNLHRMLNGEEPLHMVPNYKAFKGTIMEVATNQYINSGEIAIIDDTTVEISELPVKTWTQAYKENVLEAMLNGTEKVPALITDYKEYHTDSTVRFVVKMTEEKLREAEVAGLHKVFKLQNPITCTNTMVLFDHVGSLKKYETVQDILRDFFELRMRYYVLRKDWMLGMLGAESARLSNQARFILEKIKGTLVIENKPKKELIRMLQEMGYDSDPVKAWKQAQEKEEEESVEEGEEEKEEEESGPDYNYLLNMPMWYLTKEKKDELCKQRDDKMTELNTLKKKQPTDLWKADLAAFTEELERVEELERVAASSVVTQPKTKGGRSKVVKMKQETMPTPQGRRVVPRITSGMKDVAAKKGKKPRSKSDDVVMKMEFEDGAGAGENGDEEDEAVGLAARLSKKTKKEPKEKAVSKLGKQTTLQFKALKKEREKKKNPWSDEEDEDEEPSASGSAGEPSPDIAPREKIQRATKTGSSKFVFSSDDEDDEEDAARGSGKGGKGKAVISDEEDAARGSGKGGKGKAVISDDDDEEDFAPDHSLEKDSEMDSPAPPPIKKTVTKPAGSKAVSKPSGVEPSKPPPKAKEAAPKKPAATKKTTAAPKKKTTDVKQPSILDALSKPKPASKSTKKAAPTSSSDSESKLSSKAAPPTQKAAANRKRKPVLDSDSESGSDDLMARIKGKMGGGKKTKKWDDDDDESFALPAEPDSTVVQRSKPSRAKKPTTYKFDSDSDFGF, encoded by the exons AGCCTGTTTGAGAACAAGGCCATCAGCAAACCCAAGAAGGATGACAAGCGTATGTCGGTGGAGCGGATCTACCAGAAGAAGACTCAGCTGGAGCACATTCTGCTCCGGCCGGACACGTACGTCGGCTCCGTGGAGCCACTCACACAG CAAATGTGGGTGTTTGACGAGTTGGATGGGATGAACTGCAGAGATATCACCTATGTCCCTGGCCTCTACAAGATCTTTGATGAGATCCTGG TAAATGCTGCTGATAACAAGCAGAGAGACAAGACCATGAACTGCATCAAGATCACCATCGACTC TGAGAACAACAGCATCAGCGTCTGGAACAATGGCAAGGGCATCCCCGTGGTGGAGCACAAGGTGGAGAAGGTCTACGTGCCCGCCCTCATCTTCGGACAGCTCCTCACCTCCAGTAACTATGACGACGACCAGAAGAAGGTCACAG GTGGTCGTAACGGATTCGGAGCAAAGCTCTGCAACATCTTCAGCACCAAGTTCACCGTGGAAACTGCCTGCAGGGAGTCCAAGCAGTCCTTCAAGCAG ACCTGGTCCAATAACATGGGTCGAGCAGGAGAGTCCAAGATCAAGCCGTTTGACGGCGACGACTTCACCTGCATCACGTTCCAGCCGGACCTGTCCAAGTTTAAGATGCAGGCTCTGGACCGGGACACCGTGGCTCTCATGACCCGCCGGGCCTATGACATCGCTGGGGCCAGCAAGGGAGTCAAGGTGTTCCTCAACGGCAAAAAGCTCCCG GTGACGGGCTTCCGCAACTATGTGGATCTGTACCTGAAGGACCGCACAGACGAGACGGGCGCTCCACTCACCGTGGTGCACGAGGTGGTCAACGACCGCTGGGAGGTCTGCCTCACCATGAGTGAGAAGGGCTTCCAGCAAGTCAGCTTTGTCAACAGCATCGCCACCACCAag GGTGGAAGGCACACGGACCATGTGGCCGACCAGGTGGTGTCCAAACTCATCGAGGTGGTGAAGAAGAGGAACAAGGCTGGAGTGGCCGTCAAGCCCTTCcag gtgAAGAACCACATCTGGCTGTTTGTGAACTGTCTGATTGAGAACCCGAGCTTTGACTCTCAGACCAAAGAGAACATGACTCTGCAGCAGAAGAGCTTTGGTTCCACCTGTACCCTCGGTGATAAGTTCATCAAGCAG GCGACTAACTGTGGTATCGTGGACAGTGTGATGAACTGGGTGAAGTTTAAGGCCCAGACGCAGCTCAATAAGAAGTGCTCTGCCGTCAAGCACACCAAGATCAAGGGGGTGCCCAAGCTGGACGACGCCAACGACGCAG GTGGGAAGAACTCCAACGGCTGCACGCTCATCCTGACTGAGGGAGACTCGGCCAAGACTTTGGCCGTGTCTGGACTGGGCGTGGTCGGCCGAGATCGCTACGGAGTCTTCCCCCTCCGCGGAAAGATGCTCAATGTCCGGgaggccacacacaaacag ATCATGGAAAACGCTGAGATCAACAACGTCATCAAGATCCTAGGTCTGCAGTACAAGAAGAACTACACTGATCCGGAGTCGCTCAAGACTCTGCGCTACGGCAAGCTCATGATCATGACAGATCAG gatcaGGATGGATCTCACATTAAGGGTCTTCTCATTAACTTCATCCACACCAACTGGCCCTCTCTGCTGCGCCACAGCTTCCTGGAGGAGTTCATCACGCCCAtcatcaag GTGACCAACAAGAAGCAGGAGCTGTCCTTCTACAGCATCCCAGAGTTTGACGCGTGGAAGAACAAGCAGGCCAGCATCAAGTCCTGGAAGGTCAAATACTACAAAG GTTTGGGTACCAGCACATCGAAGGAGGCTAAGGAGTATTTCTCCGACATGGCCCGCCATCGCATCCCATTCAAATACAGCGGCCCGCAAGACGACGAGGCCATCACCCTA gcctTTAGTAAGAAGAAGTGTGATGAGCGGAAGGAGTGGCTCACCAGCTTCATGGTCAACCGACGCCAACGCAGAGAACACAACCTGCCAGAG GACTACCTGTACGGCCAAAACACCGCCTCGCTGTCCTACCACGAATTTGTCAACAAGGAGCTGGTGCTCTTCTCCAACTCCGATAACGAGCGCTCCCTCCCCTGCATGGTGGACG gtcaGAAGCCGGGGCAGAGGAAGGTGCTGTTTGCCTGCTTTAAGAGGAATGATAAGAGGGAGGTGAAGGTGGCACAGCTGGCCGGCTCCGTGGCCGAGATGTCAGCCTATCACCATGGTGAG gtgtctcTAATGATGACCATCGTGGGTTTGGCTCAGAACTTTGTGGGCAGCAACAACCTGAACCTGCTGCAGCCTCAGGGCCAGTTTGGGACACGTCTGCACGGAGGCAAGGACTCCGCCAGCCCCCGATACATCTTCACCATGCTCag CCCTCTGGCTCGCTTGGTGTTCCCCCCGATGGACGATAACCTGCTGAAGTACAACTATGACGATAACACGCGTGTGGAGCCGGAGTGGTACATCCCCATCCTGCCCCTGGTGCTGGTCAACGGCGCCGACGGCATCGGCACCGGCTGGGCCTGCAAGATCCCCAACTATGACGTGCGCGAGATCGTCAACAACCTGCACCGCATGCTGAACGGAGAAGAGCCACtgcacatg GTCCCCAACTATAAGGCCTTTAAGGGAACCATCATGGAGGTGGCGACCAACCAGTACATCAACAGCGGAGAGATCGCCATCATTGACGACACCACCGTCGAGATCTCTGAGCTGCCCGTCAAAACCTGGACACAG gccTACAAGGAGAATGTTCTGGAGGCGATGCTGAACGGGACGGAGAAGGTTCCGGCTCTGATCACAGACTATAAGGAGTACCACACGGACTCCACGGTGCGCTTCGTGGTCAAGATGACCGAGGAGAAGCTGAGGGAGGCCGAGGTCGCAGGGCTGCACAAGGTCTTCAAGCTGCAGAACCCCATCACCTGCACCAACACCATG gtgctgttTGACCACGTGGGCAGTCTGAAGAAGTACGAGACGGTGCAGGACATCCTGCGGGACTTCTTTGAGCTGCGCATGCGCTACTATGTCCTGCGCAAGGACTGGATGCTCGGCATGCTGGGAGCAGAGAGCGCCAGGCTGTCCAACCAGGCCCGCTTCATCCTGGAAAAGATCAAGGGCACACTCGTCATCG aGAATAAACCTAAGAAGGAGCTGATTCGCATGCTGCAGGAAATGGGCTACGACTCCGACCCAGTCAAGGCCTGGAAGCAGGCACAGGAgaag gaggaggaagagagtgttGAGGAAggcgaggaggagaaggaggaagaggagtctgGTCCCGACTACAACTACCTGCTGAACATGCCCATGTGGTACCTCACCAAGGAGAAGAAGGACGAGCTGTGCAAGCAGAGGGATGacaag ATGACTGAGCTTAACACTCTGAAGAAGAAGCAGCCTACTGATCTGTGGAAGGCAGACCTGGCTGCCTTCACTGAGGAGCTGGAG cgtgtggaGGAACTGGAGCGCGTCGCGGCGTCGTCCGTGGTGACGCAGCCCAAAACGAAGGGCGGGAGGTCAAAGGTTGTGAAGATGAAGCAGGAGACGATGCCCACTCCTCAGGGTCGCCGTGTCGTCCCCCGCATCACCAGCGGCATGAAGGACGTCGCCGCCAAGAAGGGCAAGAAGCCCAgatccaag AGCGATGATgttgtgatgaagatggagttTGAggatggagctggagctggagagaaCGGTGATGAGGAGGACGAGGCCGTGGGACTGGCAGCACGCCTCAGCAAGAAGACAAAGAAGGAGCCCAAAGAGAAAG CTGTGTCTAAGCTGGGCAAGCAGACCACGCTGCAGTTTAAGGCGttgaagaaagaaagggagaagaagaagaacccCTGGTCTGACGAGGAAGATGAGGACGAAGAGCCGTCAGCGTCCGGGTCCGCCGGAGAGCCCAGCCCAGACATCGCACCCAGAGAGAAAATCCAAAGAGCCACTAAGA cTGGTTCCAGTAAGTTTGTCTTCTCCAgcgatgatgaggatgatgaagaggatgcaGCGCGTGGTTCTGGGAAGGGTGGTAAGGGGAAGGCCGTAATCAGCGATGAAGAGGATGCAGCGCGTGGTTCTGGGAAGGGCGGTAAGGGGAAGGCCGTCATcagcgatgatgatgatgaagaggactTTGCACCTGATCACAGTTTGGAAAAGGACAGCGAGATGGAcagccccgccccccctcccat AAAGAAAACCGTGACCAAACCTGCAGGAAGCAAAGCTGTGT CCAAGCCCAGTGGAGTGGAGCCCTCCAAACCTCCACCCAAGGCCAAAGAGGCGGCGCCAAAAAAGCCTGCCGCTACCAAGAAGACCACTGCTGCCCCCAAGAAGAAAACCACAG acgtGAAGCAGCCTTCCATCTTGGACGCTCTCTCCAAGCCCAAACCCGCCTCCAAATCCACCAAGAAGGCCGCACCCACCAGCTCCAGCGACAGCGAATCAAAGCTCTCTTCCAAAGCTGCCCCGCCTACTCAGAAGGCTGCAGCCAATCGCAAGAGGAAACCAGTGCTGGACTCTGACTCCGAGAGCGGCTCCGATGACCTCATGGCCCGCATCAAGGGCAAGATGGGCGGCGGAAAG AAAACCAAGAAGtgggatgatgatgacgacgagaGCTTTGCACTCCCTGCGGAGCCCGACTCCACTGTGGTCCAGAGAAGCAAACCCAGCCGGGCCAAGAAACCCACCACCTACAAGTTCGACTCCGACTCCGACTTCGGCTTTTAG